Proteins found in one Chloroflexota bacterium genomic segment:
- the cobT gene encoding nicotinate-nucleotide--dimethylbenzimidazole phosphoribosyltransferase: protein MNIDDLSATIAELDSAVIQQAQQRQDQLTKPQGALGLLETLSIQLAGITQQCPPSVQKPMIVVAAADHGVAEHGVSAYPSSVTAQMVANFLAGGAAVSVLARHVGAELLIIDAGVQIAITSEAANFRSEWLGAGTHNLAIEPAMSQAQAQSALERGIRIAHELADAGHDLIALGEMGIGNTTAAACLTAIYCQQAAAAVTGHGTGVQSEHYQRKIEVVAQAVARVGSNINGLQPLSEVGGFEIGMLVGIIVGAAQRRVPILVDGFITTAAALVAQALAPKAIDYCIAAHCGAEPGHRIALQQLGLRPLLQLDLRLGEGSGAALAIPLVQAACRILSEMATFASAQVDTAL, encoded by the coding sequence GTGAACATTGACGATCTATCAGCCACGATTGCCGAGCTTGATTCTGCCGTAATTCAGCAAGCTCAGCAACGCCAAGATCAACTGACCAAGCCGCAGGGAGCACTAGGCCTGCTCGAAACCTTGTCAATTCAATTAGCAGGCATCACACAGCAATGCCCGCCGAGCGTGCAAAAGCCGATGATTGTGGTAGCAGCTGCCGATCATGGTGTGGCTGAACATGGGGTGAGCGCTTATCCCTCAAGCGTCACAGCCCAAATGGTGGCGAATTTTTTGGCGGGCGGCGCGGCGGTGAGCGTTTTAGCTCGCCATGTCGGAGCCGAACTCTTAATTATTGATGCAGGTGTCCAAATCGCGATCACCAGCGAGGCTGCTAATTTTCGCAGCGAATGGCTTGGGGCTGGCACGCACAACTTGGCAATTGAGCCAGCAATGAGCCAAGCCCAAGCCCAATCAGCACTTGAACGCGGTATACGCATTGCCCATGAGTTGGCTGATGCAGGCCACGATTTGATTGCGCTCGGCGAGATGGGCATTGGCAATACGACCGCCGCCGCCTGTTTAACCGCGATCTATTGCCAGCAAGCTGCTGCTGCGGTTACGGGTCATGGCACTGGCGTGCAATCCGAGCACTATCAACGCAAAATTGAGGTTGTGGCCCAAGCCGTCGCCCGGGTTGGCAGCAATATTAACGGACTTCAGCCATTGAGTGAAGTTGGTGGCTTTGAAATTGGCATGTTGGTAGGCATTATTGTGGGTGCTGCACAGCGGCGCGTGCCAATTTTAGTTGATGGTTTTATCACTACGGCGGCGGCTTTGGTAGCCCAAGCGCTTGCGCCAAAGGCGATTGATTATTGTATTGCGGCGCATTGTGGAGCTGAGCCAGGCCATCGGATTGCGCTGCAACAATTAGGTTTGCGGCCATTGCTTCAGCTTGATTTACGGCTCGGTGAGGGCAGCGGCGCAGCGTTGGCGATTCCGTTGGTGCAAGCAGCCTGTCGCATTTTAAGCGAAATGGCTACCTTTGCTAGCGCCCAAGTCGATACTGCACTCTAA